From the genome of Solanum stenotomum isolate F172 chromosome 5, ASM1918654v1, whole genome shotgun sequence:
AAATCGTTAAAGTTGGTGATGGTAATTACGTATATTAcatgctgttttttttttcaaaaaagaaaaaaaaaagagtatgattattttaatttttctagaactttaattatttaaacatCGAACTCTACTAACTCTTTCTATGAACTCCACAAATCATCATAAAttgaaattccaaaaaaaaaactttgaaaaaaaatacaattgaacCTATAcgtattttctctctttttcataTAGAGCAATACAATAGTAATTCTTAATACAACAACTATGCAATACAATGTAtccttttcttaaaaaatctaataaaaacTAAACTACCTTAGTGTAAggtaaaaatcaattaaaaccATCAAGGtccataaaattttaatttcaccAATTAAACTAAAACAATATGTATGCTGATGAAGCTTCCTAAATGTGCTTATTTTAGAaagtattttcaataaaaaatacttttcgaACCAACATCTATTGTGGTGGGATAGTTGGGATCCCTCTTTCTAAATCAAAGGTCTTGGGCTCGAACCCTtagtatgaaaaaaatgattagGATCCTTCTACCTTAATCAAATATCTCGAGTTCATGTctttgatatgaaaaaaaaaaatctacatgGAGCATCCCTAAAATAGGCCCTTCAACACTCGAATTCGAGTATCAGACAACAGAGAATAGTGatttgtgtttggctaatcGAAAGATAAATTTAGGTACTCAAAAAAGTAAAggatcaaatttcaaaaacattgACAAATCAACCTCCTTTGTAACATCAACTCCTCCATTCACATCAACTAAACTCTCCAAATAACTATAACCTTGAAATGGTGCACGTAGTTCATGATTTTCAATAATCTCAAAATCACCTTTAATAACatcatacaaatataaattagtCTCACCTTTTGTATAAACATAATCTCCATTTTCATCATAACacatttcttttctctcttgTGCAACCATTGCCTTAGAATTTTCCCAAAATCCACTTTCTAATAAAAACCCTTGAATTGGTTCAACTTTAAACTTTTTACTCCAACTCTTTATTTTATCATCTAACACCCATAAATCAAATCCATTATTCATCCATATATCAACTTTTTCAAGATTTGTTGAATAAATCAAAGCCAATGattcatttaaattaaaaagtCTTAGGGTTATTGCTTCCCTTAGGTCAACCACAATACCATGATGTTCAATTGGTGgcaaaataaatttcaatttctcaCTATTCATTTCTAAAGAAACAACAACACTACACATTTCTTCATTTCTAACTTCAACACCAACCCAATAAGCTACACCTTTTACTACGATCATTCCGGGAGCCATTGGCTTCCAGAATGGTCGTATAACTAGTAAAACACGTCCATCACTCGTTatttttctccaagaatttgtACTCAACGTGTAAATTTCAACCTCATACTTCCTTCTAGACGTAGCAACGTTTAGAAGTCTAACGATCATGTAATCGTTGTTTCTAGGGTTATAACCAAACCCTAAATCCGTTATAGTGAGTTTACCTAGGGTTGAGACATATGGAGATTTTGGAACtggtttgaattttttaatagcTGGATTCCATATAACAATCGCGACACCATTATGATTATTCAGATTCAGACATACTAAACCGTTGGCTGACCCAACGATTCTTGTTTTTTCAGATGTCATGCCAAATGGCACGTGGAAATGAAGAGGAGGTGTAATGATATCGCGATGTATAGTTAGGGAATTAATTAAACGTAACGTTACTTCAAGAGTTTTATGATGACGACCCATAATTAGGATATGTGGTAGTGTTTCTTGAGTAATTTTCGCGTAATGTTTGGAGATAAAATTAGGGTTCTTGATTAAAGAACAAAAGGGTTTTGATACAGATTTGAATCGTGACAACGACTTTATTGGAAGCCTTAAGAGAATTTCTATGACAATGTCCCCTGGGAGAAGGGAACAAAACATTGTCTCTTGACCAAATTGATCTGAATTCATGATTATGATtagaaaaaataggaaaaattttGGTTTTGGAAACTAAATTGATCATTTGTAATTGTAACAAtgtgataaaaatgaaaaagagaaatttttaTTATGTTGAAAATGTTTAAGTAGGGTGTTAATGTGCATTGACCTTTGATGATTTGTTTGGTTTATGTTGATTTTTTGAAGTTGTGGGGTATACTATAATCTAAAATCCAATTAATTAGGATGTTAATATCTATTTGACCTTTAATCATTCTTTGGTTAATGTTTTGTTGACATTTATAAGGCACTCAATAATCTTAGGAAGTTTTCTGATTTTTTGCATCATTCATCCTATTTAGTGGTTTAATATTTAGCATAAAAGTTTAAAAAGTTGTTGAGATTATCTAGTGACTAATACAGGATCAGAAGATAAAGGAGATTTTGAGGCTGAGATTAAGGAAGATAATTAGGATTAAGAGAATTTAGAATAGCAGTCCCCCCCCTCCCACTCCATGAAACAAATGCACACAACACACCAGTACCACCCCTTTTAGAAATAGTGTtttgaatacatgtatctgacgGAATAATTGTGTCGATTTTTCTAGGAAAATTGGTCTTGCTACACAAACATTCCTACTAAATTTGTTAATTCTCCGTATTagataataacatattttctcactaattattaatcatttCATACCAGATTTCTAGTCAGATCAGTGGTGACTCCAAAAATTTTTAGTTATGGGTGCATAACTATTTCTAATTTGAAGTTGGTACTAAAACTGGGTGCCCAATTTACATATTTATACAAATACTaggtttccttttttaaatatataacagTGTTGGCCCCAAAATGTAATGGGTATTCAAGCACCCATAGACTAGAATGTGCATCCGCCACTGAGTCAGATACATGTGTTTTTGCTATGATTCATTCTAATTTCTAAGAATACAGACacatagagagagagagaggtgaGCAAGATAAGAGGTGGGTGAGAGAGATAGGAGAGAGATGATCGAGAGAGTCGGTctatctcagatacatgtgaaACCACTTGGATACAATATATCTAGATCAAATTATACCTACTTTTGACCTTATATATccaaaatacatatatctacACGTGccggatacatgtatctagggATTGAAATCTGACATAAATGGTGATTTTGAAAACACaggaaaaaatacataattaaaccctaaactaattCAATTTGTGTTATTTGCCCATTTTCCTAGTTTTATTTGGTAAATTGGTTTCATCAAAAGGCCCAATTTCCAAGCCCATAACAGATCCAACAAGAACGTTTATAGGATTTGTTAATGGGCCACCACTTCTTCCTTCCTTCTATTGGTCAGTTAGCCCTAATTATAATTAGGGAAAactgtatataatagcaaactattaattcaaattaaatgctataaatatagtttgatttaattgtacatcatagcaaactgttgctatttcacctctctcctggtgaatctcgctctccactctcgttctctccctcgcctctctcgttttttatacaaacgcaagtgtataaagtgcgtttgtgtttgtataaagcaggagaaaattgtatatatacatatattttcgttcccctctctcccctctcccagatctcgctcgccactctcccatatctcgctctctcacttgcctctctcactttatataaaaaacgcaaattgtataaaatgcgtttgtgtttgtataaagtgagaaaattgtatatatacatatattttcgttcccctctcccagatctcgctctctcactcgcctctctcactttatacaaaaacgcaaatgtataaaatgcgtgaaaattgtatatatacataattttttcattcccctctctcccctctcctagatctcgctcgtcactctcccagatctcgctcgctcactcgcctctctcactttatacaattttattgtttttaattatatacatgatTTTATCTTAGAGAACTTTAATtgaaccaaaaagaaaaaagaatccaGAACTACTTCTAATAATTACTATTTGGTACTTCAGTAAGAAGATTTCTCTTTAAAAAAGTTGTTACTTTGTGATTTGTTcttcttgaaaaaaattgaatattggTACTTTAGGCTTGATATTAATTAAAGGAGATTTATAATTAATGAACAGTCTAAATAAATAGTGAGAAAGTGTAAACACGAGTCGAGCCAGATTTTGAACTTTATGAGATCTAAAGTCTAAAATAAGTGATATTAATATTAGTATTGGGGAttttaattcaacttttgaaCTAAACTTACTGATACGACTAAATTCTTAGGTAACCTTCTAGCTTTATATATGAGTGCATAtgtgaattaaacttgtatataCACTGATAATGTAAATAAAAGAttattaattatctttttttcttaattctaCACATTAAGAATAGTTACACTATTTATAATTACTTTTTAAGACATATTGCCATTTTGGTAgtaaattgaagttaaaaaggGATATATGGTGGGAAAGAGGGAAAAAGTTGCTTCAATTTTGGCATGGCAGCCTTCTTAATTATATAACGttaatgttttttatttgatttttttcactCAGTGTTTGGAGACCATAGTAAGCcctgattaaatttgaattgcgTATTGTAGAGTCCATTTGGAGGTGGCGCTCCCAATATGATTATCTTTATACTCAGGGCTCAAACCTGATCCCTCTAGTTAAGGGTGAAACAGTCCTACCACTGCATTACAACTCATGTTGATATAAATCGTTAAAGTTGATGATGGTAATTACGTATATTAcatgctgttttttttttcaaaaaagaaaaaaaaaagagtatgattattttaatttttctagaattttaattatttaaacatCGAACTCTACTAACTCTTTCTATGAACTCCACAAATCATCATAAAttgaaattccaaaaaaaaaaaaactttgaaaaaaaaatacaattgaacCTATAcgtattttctctctttttcataTAGAGCAATACAATAGTAATTCTTAATACAACAACTATGCAATACAATGTAtccttttcttaaaaaatctaataaaaacTAAACTACCTTAGTGTAAggtaaaaattaattgaaaccATCAAGGtccataaaattttaatttcaccAATTAAACTAAAACAATATGTATGCTGATGAAGCTTCCTAAATGTGCTTATTTTAGAaagtattttcaataaaaaatacttttcgaACCAACATCTATTGTGGTGGGATAGTTGGGATCCCTCTTTCTAAATCAAAGGTCTTGGGCTCGAACCCTtagtatgaaaaaaatgattagGATCCTTCTACCTTAATCAGATATCTTGAGTTCATGTccttgatatgaaaaaaaaccCTACATGGAGCGTCCCTAAAATAGGCCCTTCAACACTCGAATTCGAGTATCGCATAATAGAGAATAGTGATTTGTGTGTGGCTAATCGAAAGATAAATTTGGGTATTCAAAAAAGTAAAGGATCAAAATCCAAAAACCTTGACAAATCAACCCCCTTTGTAACATCAACTCCTCCATTCACATCAACTAAACTCTCCAAATAACTATAACCTTGAAATGGTGCACGTAGTTCATGATTTTCAATAATCTCAAAATCACCTTTAATAACatcatacaaatataaattagtCTCACCTTTTGTATAAACATAATCTCCATTTTCATCATAACgcatttcttttctctcttgTGCAACCATTGCCTTAGAATTTTCCCAAAATCCACTTTCTAATAAAAACCCTTGAATTGGTTCAACTTTAAACTTTTTACTCCAACTCTTTATTTTATCATCTAACACCCATAAATCAAATCCATTATTCATCCATATATCAACTTTTTCAAGATTTGTTGAATAAATCAAAGCCAATGattcatttaaattaaaaagtCTTAGGGTTATTGCTTCCCTTAGGTCAACCACAATACCATGATGTTCAATTGGTGgcaaaataaatttcaatttctcaCTATTCATTTCTAAAGAAACAACAACACTACACATTTCTTCATTTCTAACTTCAACACCAACCCAATAAGCTACACCTTTTACTACGATCATTCCGGGAGCCATTGGCTTCCAGAATGGTCGTATAACTAGTAAAACACGTCCATCACTCGTTatttttctccaagaatttgtACTCAACGTGTAAATTTCAACCTCATACTTCCTTCTAGACGTAGCAACGTTTAGAAGTCTAACGAT
Proteins encoded in this window:
- the LOC125864592 gene encoding F-box/kelch-repeat protein At3g23880-like codes for the protein MNSDQFGQETMFCSLLPGDIVIEILLRLPIKSLSRFKSVSKPFCSLIKNPNFISKHYAKITQETLPHILIMGRHHKTLEVTLRLINSLTIHRDIITPPLHFHVPFGMTSEKTRIVGSANGLVCLNLNNHNGVAIVIWNPAIKKFKPVPKSPYVSTLGKLTITDLGFGYNPRNNDYMIVRLLNVATSRRKYEVEIYTLSTNSWRKITSDGRVLLVIRPFWKPMAPGMIVVKGVAYWVGVEVRNEEMCSVVVSLEMNSEKLKFILPPIEHHGIVVDLREAITLRLFNLNESLALIYSTNLEKVDIWMNNGFDLWVLDDKIKSWSKKFKVEPIQGFLLESGFWENSKAMVAQERKEMCYDENGDYVYTKGETNLYLYDVIKGDFEIIENHELRAPFQGYSYLESLVDVNGGVDVTKEVDLSMFLKFDPLLF
- the LOC125864593 gene encoding F-box/kelch-repeat protein At3g23880-like, whose translation is MNSDQFGQETMFCSLLPGDIVIEILLRLPIKSLSRFKSVSKPFCSLIKNPNFISKHYAKITQETPPHILIMGRHHKTLEVTLRLINSLTIHRDIITPPLHFHVPFGMTSEKTRIVGSANGLVCLNLNNHNGVAIVIWNPAIKKFKPVPKSPYVSTLGKLTITDLGFGYNPRNNDYMIVRLLNVATSRRKYEVEIYTLSTNSWRKITSDGRVLLVIRPFWKPMAPGMIVVKGVAYWVGVEVRNEEMCSVVVSLEMNSEKLKFILPPIEHHGIVVDLREAITLRLFNLNESLALIYSTNLEKVDIWMNNGFDLWVLDDKIKSWSKKFKVEPIQGFLLESGFWENSKAMVAQERKEMRYDENGDYVYTKGETNLYLYDVIKGDFEIIENHELRAPFQGYSYLESLVDVNGGVDVTKGVDLSRFLDFDPLLF